In Chlorobiota bacterium, the sequence GAATTCCGTTTGCGGTTGCGCCGCCGGAAGCGCACGCCCGGGGCTGCGGCTTGCGTTGCAACACTCGGTGCAGCCGGACCGCGTTGTTTCCGTGTTTGCGGGAATGGAGCGCGAGGCGGTGGACCGCGCACGCAGCTACTTCCTAGGCTATCCGCCCTCCTCCCCGCAGATTGCTTTGCTGCGCGATGGCAACGTGATCCACATGATCCAACGCCACCATATCGAAGGCCGCTCGGCAGAGATGATTGCCGAAAACCTTGCCGATGCCTTCAACACGCATTGCGCGGTTGACACAGCCGCCAACTAACGCCAGCTTGTGATCCTTTCTCCCCCGTGGACGTTACGCCACGGGGGAATTCTGCTTCAGGGCCGCAATGGCATTCCATAAGGCTATTTCACAGCGCTATTCCACAATGGCATTCCTCCTCTTTTGAATCTCCATACAAACCACATCCACACAAACCGAAGACCTAGCATGATTATCGGCGTTCCACGCGAGATTAAATCGAACGAAAACCGGGTTGGGGCAGTCCCTTCCGGCGTTGAGTTGTTGGTCAACAACGGCCACACCGTGTTGGTCGAGACGCACGCCGGCATTAACTCCGGCTTCCAAGACGAAGCCTACATCCGTGCCGGTGCAACAATCGTCCCAACCATCGAGGACGTGTACGGCCAGGCGGACATGATCGTAAAAGTGAAAGAACCGATCGCGCCGGAGTACGACCTGATCCGCGAGGGGCAGGTGCTGTTCACCTACTTCCACTTTGCCGCCAGCCGTGAACTGACCGAGGCGGTGATCCGCAGCAAGTCCATCGCCATTGCCTACGAGACGGTCGAGGGCCGCGATGGCTCCCTTCCGCTGCTTGTCCCGATGTCCGAAGTTGCCGGGCGCATGGCCCCGCAAGAAGGGGCAAAGTATCTTGAGAAAACGATGGGTGGCCGCGGCGTGCTGCTTGGCGGAATCCCAGGAACCCGCCCCGCCGATGTGCTGGTGCTTGGCGGCGGTGTGGTGGGAACCAACGCGGCAAAAATTGCCGCCGGTTTTGGTGCCCGCGTCATCATCTTCGACAAGGACCTGAACCGCTTGCGCTACCTTGATGACGTGATGCCGAAGAATGTGGAAACCCGGATGTCAACCCCGGAAGCTATCCGCGAAGCCGTGAAGAATGCCGACTTGGTGATTGGCGCGGTGCTGATCCCCGGCGCAAAAGCCCCATACCTTGTCACCCGTGATATGCTTCACACCATGCGCGAAGGCTCGGTGATTGTTGACGTTGCGGTGGACCAAGGGGGCTGCGTGGAAACCACACGCGCCACCACCCACGCCGACCCAACCTACGTTGTTGATGGGGTGATCCACTACTGCGTGGCAAATATGCCCGGGGCCGTTCCCTTCACCTCCACCATCGGCCTGACGAACGCCACGCTCCCCTACATGCTGCAACTTGCCGACCTGGGCTACCAAGAAGCATTCCGCGTAAACCCGGGGCTGAAGCTGGGCCTGAATGTGATTGATGGAAAGGTGACGTACAAAGGCGTTGCCGATGCGTTCGGGCTGGAATACACGCCGCTGGATAGCATCTTGGCGTAATCAACGTTGGCCAAGCTCAACCTTGCGTTGAGCTTGGCCAGATCTAACTTGGCCGAGCTCAACTTGGCCGAATCTAACAGAGACCATACACCGAGGATAGAATGTCGCTTGTTCCTTTCAAGGCACTTCCGCCGGAAAGCCGCCTGTTTATCTTTCCCGCAGCTGGCCAGCTTCGCAGCGATGCGATTGCGAAGGCAACCCCAATGATTGAAGCCTTCCTGGGCCAGTGGAAAGTTCACCAACAGGACCCGATTGTGGGCTACCAGATCCGCCATGAGCGGTTCCTGCTGGTGGGCGTTGATGAATCCACAATCCCCCCCAGCGGTTGCTCCATTGACGCGCTTACCCGGTTTATGAAGGAGCTGGGAAGCAGCCTTGGAATGGAGTGGCTTGATGGACCTGAGGTTCTGTACCGCGATTCCGCTGGGGTCCAAGGGGCAACCCGCGCCCAGTTTGCAACGCTGGCAACCCAGGGGGAAGTTGATGCCGGAACCATTGTGTTCAACAACACAATCCAACGGCTGGGGGAACTTGAAACAAGCTGGGAGATTGCCGCAAGCGATTCCTGGCACGGTCGAGTTTTTCGGCTGAAGGAAGCGGCGGCGGCATAGCTTGTTGCTCCGGTCGGCGCAGCCCCCTTTTATCGCGTAAACAACTGGTCAATCTGTTGGCGCAACCGATAGCCCTGTTCGCGGCTGAACTTCAGCAATGCGAACGGGGCTTGTTCTTTCAGCATCGTGCCGCCGATTTCCAGATACTGCTTGGCCAGTTCATTTCGCGTCAGCAGGATGATCTGCTGGCTGTTGAAGTCTGCATCGCTGCCCTGCCGTTCTTCCCAATCCACGCCGTGCAGAAACACAACGGCATTGCGGCGGAACGTGCTGGGAACCGCAACCCGCAAGCGTGGCCGATAGACCTGCACAACCCGCCCAACAAGAAGCATCTGGGCCGCAGGATCAATCACCACCAGTGCGGAATCTTCCCTTCCCCACGTGGCCCGATCAATCAACTCCAATCCATCCCCAACAAACTTGTCGTTGGCACGCACCCGCGAAAGCGTTGGCAGCAGCACCGAGAATCCCCGGCCAACAACCGATTCGGCCCGCTGCTCGGCTGTGCGATTCTGCGGCGCAATCGCAGTGAAATACGGGGGGAGCCGATACGGAAGCAGGAAAAATATGGCAAGGTTTGCGGCCACCATCCCCCCAACCACGCCGATTCTGCGCCAGCGGCTTTGCTCGTTTACGGCCAGCCATGCAACCGCCATGGAGCAAGCGGGAAGAATCAACAAGCCGTAGCCTTTTGCATAAATCACCAACGCAAAAAAGAGCACGATTGGAAGAACCCAACACCACAGCAACGCCCGCCGGAAGGTGAAATGGCGGAACCGGAAGTGAGCAAAAGATTTCCAACGGAACGCCAGGTACATCCAAGCGATATTCACCCCCCAAAACCCAGCGATTGTGAACCCCGCCAAATTTCCAAGAAAGGTCCCGGCACTGGTGGGTGAAAGATTTGTGGCCGCATGGAGGTAACTCCACACTCCCCCTTCCTCCGCAACGACCCACGGCAGCCAGCAGGCAACGCCCGCCAATATCCCCGCCAGCAAACTGGCAAGGGCTTGGCGGCGAAAACCACCAGCGCGCCACTGATGGAACAACACGCAGGCAAGCGCCGGGGCAAGCAGAATCACCGACGTTCCCCTGAATCCGATGGATACCCCCACGGCAATCCCAAACCAAAGCCATGCCGCGCGCCCCCTTCCGGCACGAAGCCCCAGCAGGATCAGCAAGGATGAGCAGAGCGCGTCGAAGGCGTAGTTTTCGGCGGTGATGCCGTAGAGAAAAAAGAGAGGATTGCAGGCAAGAAGCAACGCGGTGGCGCGGGCAACGGGCTGGTTGAACAACTCCATTGCCAACCGATAGCTGGCCCAAACGGCCGCCACCGACAGCAGCGTCACAACAAGAAGAAGACTGTGGTGTTGATTGCCAAGCAGCCATCCGGCAGCGCGGCAAAGCAGGATAAATACCGGATAGCCAGGAGCGTGGGGGCGTTCGTTGGCGATGGAGAAATCGCCGATGCCAAGCCAATAATTGCCCGAATCAAGCCCGCTGATGAACGATTCCCAGCAGAGCCATCGGGAAACAGCGGTGGCGACTAACAGCAGCGGCAGGAAATAGGAGCGGGCAGGGGGTGATAAGGAGGCAGAGGCCGCCATGGAAGTGTTCGGCATGGGTTGATCCCACTAATCAAGATTCCAACTCAAGATTCCCACAAGGTGAGGGCGTTGCTCCATCATGGGAGAATGGAGCAACGGTCTTCCCTTTTTGCTACCGCACTCTTCCCGGCCCAGTGGTTGGCTGGTGCCGTGGCGCGGGCGGCGGAACGGTGAAGGTGTCGGTTGGATAGCCAAGATTATCGGGAGGATTCGGGATTTGCAGGGCGGGGACCTCCATTGGGGAATGGGTGTCGGTTGGAAGCGTGGACCTGCTGCTGCGTGCTGTTTTTTTTGCGGCCCGCTCAACCGTTGCCTTCCCCTTCACCGGCGCGACGGCATCATTATCGCTTGGGCTGAAGTAAAAGAAGCAGAGGAGAATGGCCGCCAGCACAGCCACCATTCCTGAAGCGGCTTTCCAAGAAACGCCGATTCCCTTCGGCTTGCTCCTGCCGCTCTCCACCGCATGGGCAATGCGCCCTTCCAAGCCTGATGGCGGCATCACCGGGGATAGGTCTTTCAGCAGGCGGTTGTATTGGCCCCAGCCGTTTGGTGCATCTGGTAGAGTATTCATGATAAAGTATTCAATAGTTCGATGTCTGCTGTTGCCCCGCGACGCGTTGGTGCGGCTGTGGGGCAAGCAGGGTTAGTCTTCTTGGTAGCCAAGCTCAATCATCGCTTTGCGGAATGCCTCGCGCGCGTCGAACACCCGCTTGCGGATTGCTCCGGGCTTCAGGTTCCACCCAAGGACTTCGGCAATTTCTTCGTTCTCCAGCCCTTCAACATCACGCAGCACCACGATTTCCCGTTGGTTTGGGGTGATGCGCGCCAGGGCTTTATCCACCATCGCCCGCAAGATCGTTCCGTCGGTGGCGGCTTCGGGATCGGTGAAGGTTCGCTGCGGGGCAGCAAAGTCGTCCAAATCGCGGTCGCCATCCCATCGGGTTATGGAGCGGACAATGGAGCGAACGTT encodes:
- a CDS encoding BrxA/BrxB family bacilliredoxin; protein product: MALPPIYDPAFVQPMRDELTAVGVQELTTPADVDAALAQPGTTLVFVNSVCGCAAGSARPGLRLALQHSVQPDRVVSVFAGMEREAVDRARSYFLGYPPSSPQIALLRDGNVIHMIQRHHIEGRSAEMIAENLADAFNTHCAVDTAAN
- the ald gene encoding alanine dehydrogenase; this translates as MIIGVPREIKSNENRVGAVPSGVELLVNNGHTVLVETHAGINSGFQDEAYIRAGATIVPTIEDVYGQADMIVKVKEPIAPEYDLIREGQVLFTYFHFAASRELTEAVIRSKSIAIAYETVEGRDGSLPLLVPMSEVAGRMAPQEGAKYLEKTMGGRGVLLGGIPGTRPADVLVLGGGVVGTNAAKIAAGFGARVIIFDKDLNRLRYLDDVMPKNVETRMSTPEAIREAVKNADLVIGAVLIPGAKAPYLVTRDMLHTMREGSVIVDVAVDQGGCVETTRATTHADPTYVVDGVIHYCVANMPGAVPFTSTIGLTNATLPYMLQLADLGYQEAFRVNPGLKLGLNVIDGKVTYKGVADAFGLEYTPLDSILA
- a CDS encoding glycosyltransferase family 39 protein, whose product is MPNTSMAASASLSPPARSYFLPLLLVATAVSRWLCWESFISGLDSGNYWLGIGDFSIANERPHAPGYPVFILLCRAAGWLLGNQHHSLLLVVTLLSVAAVWASYRLAMELFNQPVARATALLLACNPLFFLYGITAENYAFDALCSSLLILLGLRAGRGRAAWLWFGIAVGVSIGFRGTSVILLAPALACVLFHQWRAGGFRRQALASLLAGILAGVACWLPWVVAEEGGVWSYLHAATNLSPTSAGTFLGNLAGFTIAGFWGVNIAWMYLAFRWKSFAHFRFRHFTFRRALLWCWVLPIVLFFALVIYAKGYGLLILPACSMAVAWLAVNEQSRWRRIGVVGGMVAANLAIFFLLPYRLPPYFTAIAPQNRTAEQRAESVVGRGFSVLLPTLSRVRANDKFVGDGLELIDRATWGREDSALVVIDPAAQMLLVGRVVQVYRPRLRVAVPSTFRRNAVVFLHGVDWEERQGSDADFNSQQIILLTRNELAKQYLEIGGTMLKEQAPFALLKFSREQGYRLRQQIDQLFTR
- a CDS encoding RNA polymerase sigma factor, with the protein product MDRSVVSSPAMMPETNTATEETTDVGNALMLRVQQGDTKAVAKLVELYNNRLFNFLYRILGDVEGTQDVVQETWMSLYERRQSYQPTFRFSTWLFTIGRRKALSELRRRNVRSIVRSITRWDGDRDLDDFAAPQRTFTDPEAATDGTILRAMVDKALARITPNQREIVVLRDVEGLENEEIAEVLGWNLKPGAIRKRVFDAREAFRKAMIELGYQED